In Xyrauchen texanus isolate HMW12.3.18 chromosome 27, RBS_HiC_50CHRs, whole genome shotgun sequence, one genomic interval encodes:
- the tspy gene encoding LOW QUALITY PROTEIN: testis specific protein Y-linked (The sequence of the model RefSeq protein was modified relative to this genomic sequence to represent the inferred CDS: deleted 2 bases in 1 codon) gives MTTVSDSSKPSEINQRKRSASLNDECDSALPKQAKVNVQEPIEKQSDGSVEPGKFGNADPKHRTDIPETVEERVSPEAGVKKSVGRAYGDTVGDERERQFSASSREEPSDSAAIAAAEALASLTGGDGNDARKEMPCSSKQASREKSKDKSNRPSCSKGSERRALTEAAAADSSSSLLNCEDREDTAGNFFDDDVEEEEEDDDSLSGSSSTASSSVASENEDGECAIVSVKMAPEVRQSVSLLARVQMRLDALEKKSARLHQRLEMKVSHQRRPHLDQRSAITQAIPGFWVTALLNHPHLSAHIDETDEDALSYMINLEIESFKNNKLGYRISFHFRRSPFFQNKVIVKELHLGMEGSPVSFSNPILWHRGQSLVGSGEPRRTSQGVYQSFFHWFSDHTNPGRDDIAQILKEDLYRNPLRYYLTPLWEPRENGSAPKAQSSNNRDECVIISDSDEDQEESNSQNMNQTQEEENDNQVGGSEENDKDEGESSYEEREEVDIEEVDVSHDSTGCEVREQGQEEEDIDVDEGEDEDES, from the exons ATGACCACAGTCTCGGACAGCAGCAAGCCGTCCGAAATTAACCAGAGGAAAAGAAGCGCAAGTCTGAATGACGAATGTGACTCCGCGTTGCCCAAGCAGGCGAAAGTAAATGTGCAGGAACCGATAGAGAAACAGTCTGATGGGAGTGTTGAACCTGGGAAATTTGGGAATGCTGATCCAAAACATAGAACAGATATTCCTgaaactgttgaggagagggTGAGCCCTGAAGCAGGCGTAAAGAAGAGCGTAGGACGGGCTTATGGGGATACTGTTGGAGACGAGAGAGAGCGCCAGTTCTCCGCTTCCAGTCGAGAGGAACCGTCCGATTCCGCAGCCATCGCCGCTGCAGAAGCGCTTGCCAGTCTGACCGGTGGCGACGGGAACGATGCCCGCAAAGAAATGCCATGCTCGTCCAAACAGGCGAGCCGAGAAAAATCCAAGGATAAATCCAATCGTCCCAGTTGTTCTAAGGGGAGCGAGAGAAGGGCTCTGACGGAGGCAGCCGCAGCGGACAGCTCCTCATCCCTGCTGAACTGCGAGGACAGAGAAGACACG GCAGGCAACTTTTTTGATGATGatgtggaggaggaggaagaagatgaCGACTCACTCTCTGGGTCTTCCTCCACGGCTAGCTCGTCGGTCGCCTCTGAGAATGAGGACGGCGAGTGTGCTATAGTATCGGTGAAGATGGCCCCGGAGGTGCGGCAGTCCGTTTCGCTGCTCGCACGAGTGCAGATGCGGCTGGATGCGCTTGAGAAGAAAAGCGCACGTTTGCATCAGCGCCTGGAGATGAAAGTGAGCCACCAGCGACGCCCTCACCTGGACCAGCGCAGCGCCATCACTCAAGCTATCCCAGGCTTCTGGGTCACTGCT CTTCTGAATCACCCGCATCTGTCAGCACACATTGACGAGACTGATGAAGATGCTCTTAGCTACATGATTAATTTAGAG ATCGAGTCTTTCAAGAACAACAAACTTGGATACCGCATTTCTTTCCATTTCCGGCGAAGTCCGTTCTTTCAAAACAAAGTCATAGTGAAGGAATTACATCTAGGAATGGAAG GGTCTCCAGTGTCCTTCTCAAATCCGATTTTGTGGCACAGAGGCCAGAGTCTGGTCGGAAGTGGCGAACCACGTCGAACGTCACAGGGAGTCTACCAGAGCTTCTTCCACTGGTTCAGTGACCACACCAATCCAGGAAGGGATGACATAGCACAG ATTCTGAAGGAGGACCTGTACAGAAACCCTTTGAGGTACTATCTGACTCCTCTCTGGGAGCCACGAGAGAATGGCAG TGCTCCCAAAGCTCAGAGCAGCAATAATAGAGATGAGTGTGTAATCATCTCCGATTCAGATGAAGATCAAGAGGAGTCAAACAGCCAAAATATGAACCAGACGCAGGAGGAAGAGAATGATAACCAAGTTGGAG GGTCGGAAGAGAATGACAAAGATGAGGGGGAATCTTCCTATGAGGAGAGGGAGGAAGTGGACATTGAGGAAGTAGATGTGTCACATGACTCTACTGGCTGTGAGGTCAGAGAACAAGGACAGGAAGAGGAAGACATTGATGTAGATGAAGGGGAAGATGAAGACGAGAGTTAG